One Alkalicoccus halolimnae DNA segment encodes these proteins:
- a CDS encoding homocysteine S-methyltransferase family protein: MVKRSLKQRLEDGTVIVAEGYLFEMERRGYLQAGTFVPEVALENPEVLKAVYRDFMLAGSDVVIAFTYNAHREKMRIIGKEDMLEPLNRAAIRLAKEVAAEHPTEEALVAGNISNTNIFDPENEESKEQVRRMFAEMIGWCREEGVDYIAGETFYYHEEALIALEEIKKAGLQAAITMGLMGENVLRDGYEVEESCRILEENGALVTGMNCFRGPKTMQPYLEKIRSSVNGYIGALPIPYRTNEEHPTFFNLPDGGCSCTLPTETTFPTALDPLYHNRYEIAEWAKEAKSSGVRYIGLCCGASPAMIRSITEAVGYEAVNSKYSPDMRKHFLFGEDETLQQHNKDYRGKA; encoded by the coding sequence TTGGTTAAAAGAAGTTTAAAGCAGCGTCTTGAGGACGGAACAGTTATCGTGGCAGAAGGATATTTATTTGAAATGGAACGGCGGGGCTATCTGCAGGCCGGAACATTCGTGCCTGAAGTTGCCCTCGAAAATCCGGAAGTGTTGAAGGCGGTCTACCGTGATTTTATGCTTGCCGGGTCCGATGTCGTCATCGCATTTACGTATAATGCGCACCGGGAAAAAATGCGTATTATTGGAAAAGAAGACATGCTCGAGCCGCTTAACCGGGCTGCTATCCGACTCGCTAAAGAAGTAGCAGCGGAACACCCAACTGAAGAAGCGCTTGTCGCCGGAAATATTTCCAACACGAATATTTTTGATCCTGAAAACGAAGAGTCCAAAGAGCAGGTACGGCGTATGTTTGCTGAGATGATCGGCTGGTGCAGAGAAGAAGGCGTCGATTACATCGCCGGAGAAACATTCTACTACCATGAAGAAGCGCTGATTGCTCTCGAAGAAATTAAAAAAGCAGGACTGCAGGCAGCGATCACTATGGGCCTTATGGGGGAAAACGTGCTCCGAGACGGCTATGAGGTGGAAGAGTCCTGTCGTATCCTTGAAGAAAACGGCGCTCTCGTTACAGGGATGAACTGCTTCCGCGGACCGAAGACGATGCAGCCGTACCTGGAAAAAATCCGCAGTTCGGTCAACGGGTATATCGGGGCGCTGCCTATTCCGTACCGGACCAATGAAGAACATCCGACTTTCTTCAATCTGCCGGACGGAGGCTGCAGCTGCACCCTCCCTACGGAAACAACTTTTCCAACAGCACTTGATCCGCTTTATCATAACCGATATGAAATTGCCGAGTGGGCTAAAGAAGCTAAATCTTCCGGCGTGCGTTACATTGGTCTTTGCTGCGGCGCCTCTCCGGCAATGATCCGCTCCATTACAGAAGCAGTCGGGTATGAAGCAGTGAACTCCAAATATTCTCCCGACATGCGTAAACATTTTCTGTTCGGTGAAGATGAAACACTTCAGCAGCACAACAAGGATTACCGCGGGAAAGCTTAG
- a CDS encoding DUF6920 family protein produces MMKKLLWSAAVLASVLAFGSWRFRRRISREAEEILEDKCNPNEWVVTESMVQQLPPPVQKWLHWSGSIGKPNIHTVHLRQSGKIKFKPDQKKGFPAQAEQYSTTDYPAFFWQVKMKMLPLISVTGRDLYRFGQGELLMKADSVLPLADVKYNKKINEAALQRFLLEMAWYPSASLSPYISWEMIDERTAEAEMSYGGTTGKGSFHFEQDGRLTELRAFRYMDKNDTERTEWVGEVLEYTIYSGICLPSKLQISWMLPEGKFTWYEFEVWDVKLNERREALKGPSARRIKSSL; encoded by the coding sequence ATGATGAAAAAGCTGCTCTGGTCTGCTGCTGTTCTTGCTTCTGTACTGGCTTTTGGTTCCTGGAGGTTTCGACGGCGGATAAGCCGTGAAGCAGAGGAAATTCTTGAAGATAAATGTAATCCGAACGAATGGGTAGTGACGGAAAGCATGGTTCAGCAGCTTCCTCCACCGGTTCAAAAATGGCTTCATTGGAGCGGAAGTATAGGAAAGCCTAACATTCATACGGTGCATTTGAGGCAGAGTGGAAAAATAAAATTCAAGCCGGACCAGAAAAAGGGTTTCCCGGCTCAAGCGGAGCAGTACAGTACCACCGATTATCCGGCTTTTTTCTGGCAGGTGAAGATGAAGATGCTGCCGTTAATAAGCGTAACTGGAAGAGACCTGTACCGCTTTGGCCAGGGAGAACTTCTTATGAAGGCGGATTCTGTTCTTCCATTGGCTGATGTGAAATATAATAAGAAAATAAACGAAGCAGCCCTGCAGAGATTTCTGCTGGAGATGGCCTGGTATCCTTCTGCATCACTCAGCCCCTATATTTCCTGGGAAATGATCGATGAAAGGACAGCAGAGGCAGAGATGTCCTACGGCGGTACCACGGGGAAAGGAAGTTTTCATTTTGAGCAGGACGGCAGGCTGACAGAGCTCCGTGCCTTCCGTTATATGGATAAAAATGATACGGAGCGGACGGAGTGGGTGGGGGAAGTACTGGAATATACAATTTATAGTGGAATCTGTCTGCCTTCAAAACTGCAAATTTCCTGGATGCTTCCGGAAGGGAAGTTTACATGGTACGAATTTGAAGTATGGGACGTGAAGTTGAATGAACGGCGGGAGGCTTTGAAAGGTCCTTCCGCCCGGCGCATTAAAAGTTCTTTATAA
- the glsA gene encoding glutaminase A: MNVKNLEEILNRNRSYTNQGETANYIPELAYANPQQLGITVCTPRGEVISVGDCEVEFTMQSISKVVNLIVAVLDNGPEQVFSKVGMESSGEPFNSVAELETKAENKPLNPLINAGAIAVSSMIKGRDVEEQFQRVCTFLSKITGKENITLNERIYESEKLTGDRNRSLAYFMKSTGVIDTNVEEALDLYFRLCSISVTCSDLAKIGLFLSTGGKIQGEILHKNMPKAVQIALSIMLTAGLYNESGETMMKAGIPAKSGVSGGIMAAPPNEMGIGIIGPAINSKGNSAAGVKILEDLSSEYNLHVFKKKPV, encoded by the coding sequence ATGAATGTAAAAAATCTTGAAGAAATTCTTAACAGAAATCGTTCTTATACCAATCAAGGAGAAACAGCAAATTATATCCCTGAGCTGGCCTACGCGAATCCCCAACAGCTCGGAATAACTGTCTGTACTCCCCGCGGCGAGGTTATCAGCGTCGGCGACTGCGAAGTGGAATTTACGATGCAGAGTATTTCCAAAGTGGTGAATTTGATCGTGGCCGTCCTCGATAACGGGCCGGAGCAGGTTTTTTCCAAAGTAGGGATGGAATCCAGCGGAGAGCCTTTTAACTCCGTAGCAGAACTGGAAACAAAAGCAGAAAATAAACCTCTAAATCCGCTTATTAATGCGGGAGCTATCGCCGTATCGTCCATGATTAAAGGGCGGGACGTGGAAGAACAGTTTCAGAGAGTGTGTACGTTTTTATCCAAAATAACCGGGAAAGAAAACATTACCTTAAATGAACGAATTTACGAGTCCGAAAAACTTACCGGTGACCGCAACCGTTCGCTTGCCTATTTCATGAAAAGCACGGGAGTGATTGATACTAATGTGGAAGAAGCCCTCGATCTGTACTTCCGGCTCTGTTCCATCAGCGTAACGTGTTCAGATCTGGCAAAGATTGGACTTTTCCTTTCGACGGGAGGGAAAATCCAGGGAGAGATCCTTCATAAAAACATGCCGAAAGCGGTCCAGATCGCCCTATCTATCATGCTTACCGCAGGCCTTTACAATGAATCCGGAGAAACGATGATGAAAGCCGGAATCCCTGCTAAAAGCGGTGTCAGCGGAGGTATCATGGCAGCTCCTCCCAACGAGATGGGGATTGGCATTATTGGTCCTGCCATTAACTCTAAAGGAAACAGTGCTGCAGGAGTAAAAATCCTCGAAGACCTCTCCAGTGAGTACAATCTGCATGTTTTCAAAAAGAAACCGGTGTAA
- a CDS encoding bifunctional metallophosphatase/5'-nucleotidase — MKFYRSAAGILALSVFAATGTVAAGNHDGDSEKGPKRNVEDVTVLDSSSFTISFDKTFPSGLDLERVVDVKAVDEEGNTIDIGDTSVLMTKGDRSEVTVKHDDLDGQSGSLIVGEEEIEFDYDEETGDFNLNIFHTNDNHGRTDAFPHLVTAYNEAEEEYGDGLLLDAGDIFSGTLYFNEYRGQDALEFMNLMEYDAFVPGNHEFDLGDPDEGHPELVEFFEGADFPIVAANIDFSGDSGFDGLNQGGISSDPEAGNIYDGIVLEQDGEEIGIFGLDTADTENISSPLDVEFTDYLEAAEEAVAGFEEQGIDKVIALTHLGYDSSPDIGSDLILAEEVEGIDVIIGGHSHTLLETPVLVDENAEGEEKDPTIIGQAGEYGGHLGVMDITFDENGTIVDFAGEVKATEDYEADPEAAEMLEPYTEGVEELANEPAGSTVVNELPNPRHGDGDEESVRANETALGNLITDAQLDAALTADEDTIMAVQNGGGIRTSIAAGEVTVGELIEVQPFGNRLALLDLTGEEIYEAFEHSVSEAPEENGGFLQVSEGTELTYDSSRSVDERVESISVEGEELSRDDEMHTVAMNNFTATGGDGFDVFAEAYDDGRGTIVGYTDWEMLRDFMAELGEVDYSIQGRITDLASDDE, encoded by the coding sequence ATGAAATTTTATCGTAGTGCAGCCGGGATTTTAGCTTTGAGTGTTTTTGCCGCCACAGGAACAGTCGCAGCCGGAAATCACGATGGAGATTCTGAAAAAGGACCAAAACGAAACGTAGAGGATGTTACTGTTCTGGATTCTTCGAGTTTTACGATTTCGTTTGACAAAACATTTCCATCCGGCCTGGATCTGGAAAGAGTCGTTGACGTGAAGGCAGTGGATGAAGAAGGAAACACAATTGACATAGGAGATACAAGCGTACTTATGACAAAAGGAGACCGCTCCGAAGTAACCGTTAAGCATGATGATCTGGACGGTCAATCCGGAAGCCTGATAGTCGGTGAAGAGGAAATTGAGTTCGACTATGACGAAGAAACAGGCGATTTCAATTTAAATATTTTCCATACTAATGACAATCATGGACGCACAGACGCTTTCCCGCATCTTGTAACTGCCTATAATGAAGCGGAAGAGGAATACGGAGACGGTCTGCTGCTCGATGCCGGAGACATCTTTTCCGGAACCCTTTATTTTAACGAGTACCGCGGACAGGATGCGCTGGAGTTCATGAATTTAATGGAATATGATGCGTTCGTTCCCGGAAACCATGAGTTTGATCTGGGGGACCCTGATGAAGGGCATCCTGAACTTGTTGAATTTTTCGAAGGTGCTGATTTCCCTATCGTTGCAGCCAACATTGACTTTTCCGGTGACAGCGGCTTTGACGGCTTGAATCAGGGCGGAATCAGCAGTGACCCGGAAGCAGGAAATATTTATGATGGCATTGTCCTCGAGCAGGACGGAGAAGAAATTGGTATTTTCGGTTTGGACACAGCAGATACAGAAAATATCTCCAGCCCTCTTGATGTGGAATTCACAGATTACCTCGAAGCAGCGGAAGAAGCTGTCGCAGGTTTTGAAGAGCAGGGCATTGATAAAGTGATTGCTCTCACCCACCTTGGTTATGACAGCAGTCCGGATATCGGAAGTGATCTGATTCTCGCTGAAGAAGTAGAAGGTATCGACGTTATTATCGGCGGCCACAGCCATACCCTTCTGGAAACCCCTGTTCTGGTGGATGAAAATGCAGAAGGTGAAGAAAAAGATCCGACCATTATCGGCCAGGCCGGTGAATATGGTGGTCATCTCGGCGTTATGGATATCACATTCGACGAAAATGGAACAATTGTGGACTTCGCCGGTGAAGTGAAAGCCACCGAAGACTACGAAGCAGACCCGGAAGCTGCAGAAATGCTTGAGCCTTATACGGAAGGTGTCGAAGAGCTTGCCAATGAGCCGGCCGGTTCTACAGTAGTCAATGAACTTCCAAACCCGCGCCACGGCGACGGTGATGAAGAGAGTGTCCGTGCCAATGAAACAGCACTGGGCAACCTGATTACAGACGCCCAGCTTGATGCAGCGCTCACTGCAGATGAAGACACCATTATGGCAGTACAGAACGGCGGCGGCATCCGCACCTCAATTGCTGCAGGAGAAGTAACTGTCGGGGAATTAATTGAAGTACAGCCATTCGGAAACCGCCTTGCTCTTCTTGACCTTACAGGCGAAGAAATTTACGAGGCATTCGAACACAGCGTATCCGAAGCGCCTGAAGAAAACGGCGGATTCCTGCAGGTATCTGAAGGCACAGAGTTAACATACGACAGCAGCCGCAGCGTAGATGAACGAGTTGAATCCATCTCTGTAGAGGGAGAAGAACTATCCCGCGATGATGAAATGCATACCGTAGCAATGAATAACTTCACTGCTACAGGCGGCGACGGCTTCGACGTTTTCGCTGAAGCATATGATGACGGACGGGGCACAATTGTTGGTTATACTGACTGGGAAATGCTTCGTGACTTTATGGCGGAACTGGGTGAGGTAGATTATTCCATCCAGGGTCGTATTACCGATCTCGCTTCGGACGACGAGTAG
- a CDS encoding SDR family NAD(P)-dependent oxidoreductase, which produces MGRLEGKIVLITGAARGMGASHARAFVEEGAKVAITDILEKEGKYEAAELGEKAIFVRHDVTKESDWEEAVKQTEAAFGPINVLINNAGVTRSIPTVDQSVESYNQVYQINQLSVFLGMKAVFPSMQKAEKGSIINVSSISGIVGQAASLAYNATKFAVRGMTKSAAVEWGPLNIRVNSIHPGIIRTPMNEAAELQDILEKTEAGIPLQRPGDSWEITPLCIFLASDESSYCTGSEFIIDGGFTAQ; this is translated from the coding sequence ATGGGTCGTCTGGAAGGCAAGATCGTGCTTATTACCGGTGCAGCGCGGGGCATGGGCGCTTCTCATGCACGAGCATTTGTAGAAGAAGGAGCAAAAGTCGCCATTACAGACATTTTGGAAAAAGAGGGAAAATATGAAGCCGCCGAACTCGGTGAAAAAGCTATATTTGTCAGGCATGACGTCACAAAAGAATCGGATTGGGAAGAAGCTGTCAAACAGACAGAAGCCGCCTTCGGACCAATTAACGTGCTGATTAACAATGCTGGTGTGACCAGAAGCATCCCCACTGTTGACCAGTCCGTCGAAAGTTACAATCAAGTTTATCAAATCAACCAGCTTTCCGTTTTTCTAGGTATGAAAGCTGTCTTCCCTTCTATGCAAAAAGCTGAAAAAGGATCCATTATCAATGTATCTTCCATTTCAGGGATCGTCGGCCAGGCTGCCAGTCTTGCTTATAACGCGACGAAGTTTGCTGTACGGGGAATGACGAAATCGGCAGCTGTGGAATGGGGCCCTTTAAACATCCGGGTGAACTCCATTCACCCCGGCATCATCCGTACACCAATGAATGAAGCGGCGGAACTTCAGGACATTCTCGAAAAAACAGAGGCAGGCATCCCGCTTCAACGCCCTGGAGATTCCTGGGAAATTACTCCGCTCTGTATTTTCCTTGCTTCCGATGAATCGAGTTACTGCACTGGTTCTGAGTTTATCATTGATGGCGGATTTACGGCCCAGTAA
- a CDS encoding MaoC family dehydratase → MTMKEGWNGRFYEDFEPGDIYPHPLGRTVTQTDNVWFTLLTQNTNPIHFDTVYAEKTEFGRPLVDSTFTVALVTGQSVSDISQNVMANLGWDEIRLPNPVFEGDTIYSYSELYEKRESKSRQEAGIIKVKTTGYNQNSEVVIEFKRTMLVYKKEHAPASSSPILQKVLRNRETKKKSGSDKSDS, encoded by the coding sequence ATGACAATGAAAGAAGGCTGGAATGGAAGGTTTTATGAAGACTTTGAGCCGGGGGACATTTATCCTCATCCGCTCGGAAGAACAGTAACCCAGACAGATAATGTTTGGTTTACACTTTTGACCCAAAATACGAATCCAATCCATTTCGATACGGTCTACGCTGAAAAAACCGAATTTGGCAGGCCGCTCGTCGATTCTACGTTCACCGTAGCACTCGTTACGGGGCAGTCGGTCAGCGATATCTCCCAGAATGTAATGGCTAACCTCGGCTGGGACGAAATCCGGCTGCCTAATCCGGTATTTGAAGGAGATACGATCTATTCCTACAGCGAGCTTTATGAAAAACGCGAATCTAAATCTCGTCAGGAAGCGGGGATTATTAAAGTAAAAACAACAGGCTACAATCAGAACAGTGAAGTTGTTATTGAATTTAAACGGACGATGCTCGTGTATAAAAAAGAGCATGCGCCTGCATCTAGTAGCCCAATTCTTCAAAAAGTGCTGAGAAACCGTGAAACGAAGAAAAAATCCGGTTCTGATAAATCAGATTCATGA
- the wrbA gene encoding NAD(P)H:quinone oxidoreductase, translated as MGLFEKLFSSKKENDNMSNVNLAVVYYSSTGSNYQMAKWAAEGAKADGANVKLLKVPELAPKEAIASNPAWEKHLEETKDVPEVQLEDLEWADGFVFSVPTRFGNPASQFRQFIDTTGGLWANGKLMNKVVSAMSSASNSHGGQEATVLSIYTTMFHWGAIVAAPGYTDPVQFTSGGNPYGVSATVGENGIQEDIEEAVKHQARRTASVAEMVKQGVTAQ; from the coding sequence ATGGGTTTGTTTGAAAAACTATTTTCATCAAAAAAGGAGAACGATAATATGAGTAATGTAAATCTTGCGGTAGTGTACTATAGTTCTACAGGTTCCAACTATCAAATGGCTAAATGGGCAGCTGAAGGTGCAAAAGCTGACGGTGCGAACGTTAAGCTTCTAAAAGTACCTGAACTCGCTCCAAAAGAAGCGATTGCTTCCAACCCTGCATGGGAAAAGCATCTGGAAGAAACAAAAGACGTACCGGAAGTGCAGCTGGAAGATCTGGAGTGGGCAGACGGTTTTGTCTTCTCTGTACCAACAAGATTTGGTAACCCCGCTTCCCAGTTCCGTCAGTTTATTGATACTACAGGCGGCCTGTGGGCTAACGGCAAGCTTATGAACAAAGTAGTAAGCGCGATGTCATCAGCAAGCAATTCACACGGCGGCCAGGAAGCAACGGTTCTGTCTATCTATACAACGATGTTCCACTGGGGCGCTATTGTTGCAGCACCAGGCTATACAGATCCCGTCCAGTTTACTTCCGGCGGAAACCCTTACGGAGTAAGTGCTACTGTCGGAGAAAACGGCATTCAGGAAGATATTGAAGAAGCAGTTAAACACCAGGCGAGACGTACTGCTTCTGTAGCAGAAATGGTTAAGCAGGGCGTAACAGCTCAATAA
- a CDS encoding amidohydrolase, whose translation MKSKAYQQVINELFTYLHKNPEKSWEEWGTTAYLQEFLAAHGIQSKAFENIPGFTAVIGSGKPVVALRADMDALVQNVDGTVKPNHACGHDAHMTIVSTAALMLKNSLKTGEGTVKLIFQPAEEKGTGALAVVEEGAVDDVDYLFGIHLRPEQELPLGKAAVSIDHGAAVFMHGEIHGRDVHGARPHLGSNAIETASEILQQLQHIHLDPLVPHSVKMTQLHAGGDSLNIIPGSASFSLDLRTQTNEAMDTVTERIDGIIRRTSDYHAVPIEIKEAARIAAAEISSRAEHITRAAIEEVLGKNNAVPSLTTSGGDDFHFYTIKRPHLHACMIGLGAGLTPGLHDAEMTFHKEALTIGAELVYYTSMKALNF comes from the coding sequence ATGAAAAGCAAAGCGTATCAACAGGTGATCAATGAACTGTTTACATACCTGCACAAGAATCCGGAAAAAAGCTGGGAGGAATGGGGAACGACAGCTTACCTGCAGGAATTTCTTGCTGCTCATGGCATCCAGAGTAAAGCTTTTGAAAACATTCCAGGGTTTACAGCTGTCATCGGGTCAGGAAAACCGGTGGTGGCCCTGCGTGCGGATATGGATGCGCTGGTTCAGAACGTGGACGGCACGGTAAAGCCGAACCATGCATGCGGGCACGATGCTCATATGACGATCGTGAGCACGGCAGCTCTTATGCTGAAAAATTCTCTGAAGACCGGGGAAGGTACAGTAAAGCTGATTTTTCAGCCGGCAGAAGAAAAAGGCACGGGAGCGCTTGCTGTCGTGGAAGAAGGGGCAGTTGACGACGTTGATTATCTGTTCGGCATTCATCTCCGGCCGGAACAGGAGCTTCCGCTCGGGAAGGCTGCCGTATCAATCGATCACGGAGCAGCCGTCTTTATGCATGGGGAAATCCACGGAAGAGATGTCCATGGTGCAAGGCCCCATCTAGGATCTAATGCGATTGAAACCGCTTCGGAAATTCTGCAGCAGTTACAGCATATCCACCTGGATCCGCTGGTGCCGCACAGTGTGAAAATGACGCAGCTGCACGCCGGCGGGGACAGTCTGAATATTATTCCAGGATCGGCTTCCTTCAGTCTAGACCTCCGCACCCAGACAAACGAAGCGATGGATACCGTTACGGAAAGGATCGACGGGATTATCCGGCGTACGTCTGACTATCACGCGGTGCCGATTGAGATAAAGGAAGCGGCGCGCATTGCTGCAGCGGAAATCAGCAGCAGGGCAGAACATATCACCCGTGCTGCCATTGAAGAGGTCCTCGGAAAGAATAATGCCGTTCCGAGCCTTACGACAAGCGGCGGGGATGATTTTCATTTTTATACAATCAAACGCCCGCATCTGCATGCCTGTATGATCGGTCTTGGAGCCGGACTTACACCGGGTCTGCATGATGCGGAAATGACCTTTCACAAGGAAGCGCTCACGATTGGAGCCGAACTCGTATACTATACTTCGATGAAAGCACTGAATTTCTAA
- a CDS encoding MarR family winged helix-turn-helix transcriptional regulator, translated as MSMDSINTEELVEQMLSVMPLFAKKLFGPVHILHDSDLHHTHFHIMHLINDAGSIRTTDIAGKLAIKKSNLSPMLQKLTTKEFILRKKDPADRRVIYIELTRAGQSFLEEKKVILQKEVEERLSLLHSEDKKTLQEAVGSLQSVLSKLEG; from the coding sequence ATGAGCATGGATTCCATTAATACCGAAGAACTTGTCGAACAGATGCTTTCCGTCATGCCTCTTTTCGCAAAAAAACTGTTCGGTCCGGTCCACATTCTCCACGATTCGGATCTTCACCATACTCATTTTCATATTATGCATCTGATTAATGACGCCGGATCGATCCGCACGACGGATATTGCAGGAAAACTCGCAATAAAAAAGTCCAACCTTTCTCCGATGCTGCAAAAGTTAACGACGAAAGAATTCATTTTAAGAAAAAAGGATCCTGCAGACAGACGCGTTATTTATATTGAATTAACAAGAGCCGGCCAGTCGTTTCTTGAAGAAAAAAAAGTCATTCTCCAGAAGGAAGTGGAAGAACGTCTCTCTCTGCTTCATTCCGAAGACAAAAAAACACTGCAGGAAGCTGTCGGCAGCCTGCAGTCGGTTCTTTCCAAGCTTGAAGGTTAG
- a CDS encoding ATP-binding cassette domain-containing protein, protein MESIIEVNDLTKTYKKTDAVKHITFDVKEGEIFGFLGPNGAGKSTTINMICTMLAPTSGTISINGFDVKKQKDKVRESIGIIFQENTLDEKLTANENLMLHCRFYKVPKEKREERIREVLEIVDLVKERRQRVETFSGGMKRRLEIARGLLHYPKVLFLDEPTVGLDPQTRAHLWEYILKLKEKEGITMFLTTHYLDEAEISDRVAIMDQGEIIAMDTPAALKNELGGDIIELSTENNEKALAEIREKIDGAEVSMEEDTIHVKVASSDAFISTFIKTLTIPVTKLNIRKPTLNDVFLAFTGRKIGEAED, encoded by the coding sequence ATGGAATCGATCATTGAAGTGAACGATCTCACGAAAACATATAAAAAAACAGACGCTGTGAAACACATTACATTTGATGTGAAAGAGGGAGAAATTTTCGGTTTTCTCGGTCCGAACGGTGCCGGAAAAAGCACAACGATAAATATGATCTGCACGATGCTGGCACCGACCAGCGGGACAATCAGCATCAACGGCTTCGACGTGAAAAAGCAGAAGGACAAGGTGCGGGAAAGCATCGGCATCATCTTTCAGGAAAATACGCTTGATGAAAAGCTGACGGCAAATGAAAATCTTATGCTGCACTGCCGTTTTTATAAAGTCCCTAAAGAAAAACGCGAGGAGAGAATCCGTGAGGTGCTGGAAATAGTTGATCTTGTAAAAGAACGCAGGCAGAGGGTCGAGACTTTTTCCGGAGGCATGAAGCGCCGCCTTGAAATTGCCAGAGGGCTGCTTCATTATCCGAAAGTGCTTTTCCTGGATGAACCGACGGTCGGTCTGGATCCGCAGACCCGGGCGCATTTATGGGAGTACATTTTAAAGCTGAAAGAAAAAGAAGGCATAACGATGTTTCTGACGACCCATTATCTGGATGAGGCGGAAATCAGTGACAGGGTCGCTATCATGGACCAGGGAGAAATCATTGCCATGGATACGCCTGCCGCACTGAAAAATGAGCTTGGCGGAGATATTATTGAGCTGTCCACCGAAAACAATGAAAAAGCTCTGGCGGAAATCCGTGAAAAAATCGATGGAGCAGAGGTTTCGATGGAAGAAGATACGATTCATGTGAAAGTGGCAAGCAGTGACGCGTTTATTTCCACTTTCATCAAAACTTTGACGATCCCGGTTACGAAACTGAATATACGCAAGCCGACTTTAAATGACGTGTTCCTCGCCTTTACCGGCAGAAAAATTGGAGAAGCAGAAGATTAA
- a CDS encoding ABC transporter permease, which translates to MEGIFAIWQRDITKFFRDKARLFGSFTMPILFLLIFGGGMSGTMENMMASGLGEQAGDFNYIEFVFPGIVAMTLLMTSVFSALSIIEDKDFGYMKEILVSPISRVSIAVGKMLGAATVATIQGIILFMLIPFLGLSYDLLSLVQVIPFMFLLACALSGLGLLFASVIRSTQGFQMTVQVLVMPMIFLSGALFPVNNMPAWMDIIVKINPVTYGVDVMKKIMIDVDSLSPAVMEAMGLNITVFGRQVTIFEEIIFIAAFAALLVLFATISFRRANA; encoded by the coding sequence ATGGAAGGAATTTTCGCAATCTGGCAGAGAGATATCACGAAATTTTTTCGTGACAAGGCGAGGCTGTTCGGTTCGTTTACGATGCCGATTTTATTCCTGTTGATTTTTGGCGGAGGCATGAGCGGAACGATGGAAAATATGATGGCTTCCGGTCTCGGAGAGCAGGCGGGGGATTTTAACTACATAGAATTTGTCTTTCCGGGCATTGTAGCGATGACTCTGCTTATGACTTCAGTTTTTTCTGCTTTATCAATTATTGAAGACAAAGATTTCGGCTACATGAAAGAGATTCTCGTATCACCGATTTCCCGTGTCAGCATAGCCGTCGGGAAAATGCTCGGAGCAGCTACAGTAGCGACCATTCAAGGAATTATTTTATTTATGCTTATCCCGTTTCTTGGTCTCTCCTATGATTTATTGTCCCTGGTGCAGGTCATTCCCTTTATGTTTCTTCTTGCCTGTGCGCTATCCGGACTGGGCCTTCTGTTTGCAAGCGTCATCCGCTCTACCCAGGGGTTTCAGATGACGGTGCAGGTGCTGGTTATGCCGATGATTTTTCTTTCCGGGGCTTTGTTTCCGGTAAATAATATGCCGGCGTGGATGGACATCATTGTTAAAATTAATCCGGTGACGTACGGGGTTGATGTGATGAAAAAGATCATGATTGATGTAGACAGTCTTTCTCCTGCCGTCATGGAAGCGATGGGCTTGAATATTACGGTTTTCGGGCGGCAGGTAACGATCTTTGAGGAGATTATCTTCATCGCAGCCTTTGCAGCGCTGCTCGTATTATTTGCGACGATTAGCTTCCGCCGGGCTAACGCATAA